Genomic segment of Umezawaea sp. Da 62-37:
TCGGTCACGCCCCGCGACAGGGAGTAGCGGAACACCGACAGCGGGGTGACGAAGTCCGAGTAGCCGAACCACACGTCGTCGGCGGGACCGTCGTCCACAATGGACATCCCGTGCACCGAACCGGTGCTCGGCAACGGGATCGCGCCGCGGTGCCCGCCGGTGACCGGGTCGTGCAGGTGCAGCTCCGACACCGCGTGCCGGGTCCGCAGCACGACCAGCGCGCCGTCGAGCCACTTGGCGCCGTCGAGCACCGAGTCCTCCTGCTCGGCGACCACGTCCACCCAGTGCTCCGGTGTCGGCGTGGCCGGATCGGTCGCGCACAGCCGGAACCGCGGCGCGTCCAGCGACGTGTGCAGGTAGAGCCTGCCGTCGCGGGCGACCCACGCGGTGCACTGGGCGCCCGCGTCGGCGTCGACCACCGGGCGCAGCTCCGCGTCGCCGTGCAGGTCCGCGATCCACACCGAGTCGCGGCGGACCGTGCCCGGCTTGCCGCTGACGACCAGCCACCGGCCGCCCGGCGACACGCTGAGGCCGTAGTAGTAGGTGTGGTCGAGCCCGTCGCCGTGCACGCGCACGTCGGTCGCCGGGTCGCCGCCGACCCGGTGCCGCCACACCCGGCGGTGGAACAGCCGCTCGTCCTCCGGCAGGTCCGCGGGGTCGAGCTGGCGGACGTAGTAGAACTCCTCGCCGCCGGGCAGCCAGCCGACGGGGGAGTAGCGGCAGCGGTCGATCGGCCCCTCGACGTGCTCGCCGGAGTCGACGTCGAGCACGTGCAGCAGCGACCGCTCGTCACCGCCGACCGACACCTGGTAGGCCAGCAGCGCGCCCTCGTCGCTCGGCGACCACGCGTCCAGCGTCGTCCGCCCCGACGGGTCCAGCGCGCCCACGTCGAGCAGCACGCGCTCGGCGCCGTCGGGCTCGCGCACGTGCAGCACCGGGTGGTCCTGGTCCGGGCCGCGGCGGGTGGAGAACATCCGGCCCGCGCGCCACGTCGGCGTGGACACCGAGCCCGTCCGCATCAGGTCCCGCAACCGCCCGCCCAGCGCCTCCCGGCCGGGCAGGGCGTCGAGCCACGACCGGGCCAACCCGTCCTGCGCGGCCGACCACTCGGCCGTTCGGGGGTCGGCGGGATCCTCCAGCCAGCGGTAGGGGTCGGCCACCGGGTGGCCGTGCAGGTGCTCGACGAGGTCGAGCCGAACGGCCGCCGGGTAGGTCATCGTCGCAGGCAGAGTCGCGTGGGGAACCTCAGTCACCCGGTGAAGCGTAGCGTTGGTTGAAAACCATCACCGTTAGGCCCGCGTTCGCCCACATTTCGATCTCGGGTGTGCTAGGACACGTGCCTTTTGGGGGTGATCTGTGGTCTGCTATGGCTGTACCGGTGGAGGTGGTCGCGTGCCAGACCGACAACCGACCCCGATCGGCGCCCTGGCTACGGCCGGGGTGGCGCCGAGGGTCCCTGCTGGCCAAAAACAGGCCATCGTCCGTTCGGTGTCGGACGACGGGGACCGCAATG
This window contains:
- a CDS encoding prolyl oligopeptidase family protein — translated: MTYPAAVRLDLVEHLHGHPVADPYRWLEDPADPRTAEWSAAQDGLARSWLDALPGREALGGRLRDLMRTGSVSTPTWRAGRMFSTRRGPDQDHPVLHVREPDGAERVLLDVGALDPSGRTTLDAWSPSDEGALLAYQVSVGGDERSLLHVLDVDSGEHVEGPIDRCRYSPVGWLPGGEEFYYVRQLDPADLPEDERLFHRRVWRHRVGGDPATDVRVHGDGLDHTYYYGLSVSPGGRWLVVSGKPGTVRRDSVWIADLHGDAELRPVVDADAGAQCTAWVARDGRLYLHTSLDAPRFRLCATDPATPTPEHWVDVVAEQEDSVLDGAKWLDGALVVLRTRHAVSELHLHDPVTGGHRGAIPLPSTGSVHGMSIVDDGPADDVWFGYSDFVTPLSVFRYSLSRGVTELHEAAPGAVDLPDVVTQQLEYTSGDGTTVRMFVVSGDRRPDRPRPVLLSGYGGFAVGRGPGYSATTLAWVEAGGVWAHASLRGGDEEGERWHRAGMREHKQNVFDDFHAAADRLVRDGWTTPQQLSIMGGSNGGLLVGAALTQRPELYAAVVCSAPLLDMVRYENFLLGRLWAEEYGTAAVAEEFTWLSSYSPYHRVRPEVEYPSVLFTVFESDSRVDPNHARKMCAALQHASTSDAAKHPVLIRRETEVGHAGRSVGRAVGLAVDQVTFLAHATGLNL